The following coding sequences lie in one Pontibacter sp. G13 genomic window:
- a CDS encoding SO2930 family diheme c-type cytochrome produces MKLPKALLRMMALSAVLILIVGFAEKPQDLPEGVHMKLSDYGFFQGEMAQLDPVNGVVPYDLNTPLFSDYAWKQRFVKLPEGASVDFNDHEVLDFPVGTVLIKTFYYPHDERNPEKGRQLLETRLLIHQEAGWRAVPYHWNDDQTEAYLEVAGGRKQISWKDSKGKKQKLEYVMPNQNQCKGCHSFKGAMRPIGPSARQLNGEYAFAHGTQNQLEHWKAQNMMTNLPEDWSKVPKAPVWDDPSTGSIDERARIWLDINCAHCHNEHGPASTSGLFLDIHQDDPYIWGIHKSPVAAGRGSGGLLYDIIPGDPNSSILMLRIESEDPGVMMPEVGRKVVHKESAELINDWIQQMDPKDYPRP; encoded by the coding sequence ATGAAGTTACCCAAGGCACTTTTGAGAATGATGGCGCTGAGTGCCGTCCTGATCCTGATTGTTGGATTTGCCGAAAAGCCACAGGATCTCCCTGAGGGCGTGCACATGAAACTATCCGACTATGGATTTTTTCAGGGAGAAATGGCCCAGCTCGACCCCGTGAATGGCGTGGTTCCCTATGACTTGAACACACCGCTTTTTTCAGATTATGCCTGGAAACAGCGGTTTGTAAAGCTACCGGAAGGCGCATCTGTGGACTTTAACGACCATGAAGTTTTGGATTTCCCAGTCGGTACAGTTTTGATCAAAACTTTCTACTATCCCCATGATGAGCGCAATCCAGAAAAAGGACGTCAATTGCTGGAAACCCGTCTGCTTATCCACCAAGAAGCAGGCTGGAGAGCCGTTCCCTATCACTGGAATGACGACCAAACAGAAGCCTATCTGGAAGTAGCTGGCGGCAGAAAGCAGATCTCCTGGAAAGACAGCAAGGGTAAAAAGCAGAAGTTAGAGTACGTCATGCCCAATCAGAACCAATGCAAAGGTTGCCACTCCTTCAAAGGCGCCATGCGTCCGATTGGTCCTTCCGCAAGACAGCTCAACGGGGAATATGCCTTTGCCCACGGAACCCAAAATCAACTTGAACACTGGAAAGCTCAAAATATGATGACCAATCTTCCTGAAGATTGGTCCAAAGTCCCCAAAGCACCCGTTTGGGATGATCCTTCGACAGGCTCCATCGACGAGCGTGCAAGAATCTGGCTGGACATCAACTGTGCCCACTGTCACAATGAACACGGACCAGCAAGTACTTCTGGACTCTTCCTTGACATCCATCAGGATGATCCCTACATCTGGGGAATCCACAAATCGCCTGTGGCCGCTGGTCGCGGTTCTGGTGGACTGCTCTACGATATCATTCCTGGAGACCCTAATTCCTCTATCCTTATGCTCCGGATCGAATCCGAAGATCCAGGCGTCATGATGCCCGAAGTTGGTCGAAAAGTAGTGCATAAAGAAAGTGCCGAGCTGATCAACGACTGGATTCAGCAAATGGACCCGAAGGACTATCCACGTCCCTAG
- a CDS encoding parallel beta-helix domain-containing protein yields the protein MRRFLATTLSAVCLTFTVQAQEAKDIQKELQTQFIMAEDGDTIRIPAGLYTSQASISMDEKKHIVVMGAGMDQTIISFKQQDEGAEGLRFANCENIIIQDLTVQDAKGDCIKVMDTKGISFIRVKAEWTGKPKTSNGAYGLYPVQSERVLIDECVAIGSSDAGIYVGQSHDIVVRNTEAYHNVAGIEIENSTMADVYNCHAHHNTGGLLVFDLPNLPKGKGGNVRLYDNLVENNNYKNFAEPGNTVAKIPPGTGVMVLATSGVEVFNNQIKGNRTAQMSIVSYHMTETPITDPKYDPYPKAIFVHDNTYVAAEKGIKTNSRIGKLLKWKLKLNKDLPEIMYDGILDPEAIGENGQYKTEYTVCIQEGEGINVVNLDADNGFKNMNRNATASFNCEHEALAAPPLSKAN from the coding sequence ATGAGAAGATTTCTTGCCACTACTTTGTCGGCAGTCTGTTTGACCTTCACCGTCCAAGCCCAAGAGGCCAAGGATATTCAGAAGGAATTGCAGACCCAATTCATCATGGCCGAAGATGGCGATACCATTCGTATTCCAGCAGGTCTTTATACTTCTCAGGCATCCATCTCCATGGACGAGAAGAAACATATTGTCGTGATGGGCGCAGGCATGGACCAAACCATCATTTCTTTCAAGCAACAGGATGAAGGGGCTGAGGGCCTTAGATTTGCCAACTGCGAAAACATCATCATTCAGGACCTGACCGTCCAAGATGCCAAAGGTGATTGCATCAAGGTCATGGATACCAAGGGCATTTCATTCATCCGCGTTAAAGCCGAATGGACAGGCAAACCCAAAACCTCCAATGGCGCCTACGGCCTGTATCCTGTACAGAGCGAGCGAGTTTTGATCGATGAATGCGTTGCGATTGGGTCTTCTGACGCCGGGATCTACGTGGGACAATCTCACGATATCGTAGTCCGCAATACCGAAGCCTATCACAATGTAGCAGGGATCGAGATCGAAAACTCCACCATGGCGGATGTTTACAACTGTCACGCACACCACAATACCGGTGGACTCTTGGTATTTGACCTCCCCAACCTGCCCAAAGGCAAAGGAGGAAATGTCCGTCTGTATGACAATCTCGTGGAGAACAACAACTACAAGAACTTTGCAGAGCCGGGCAACACCGTCGCCAAAATTCCACCGGGAACCGGCGTCATGGTTCTGGCTACTAGCGGGGTTGAGGTATTCAACAACCAAATCAAAGGCAATCGCACTGCCCAAATGTCCATCGTGTCCTATCACATGACAGAGACGCCCATTACGGATCCTAAGTACGACCCATACCCGAAGGCCATTTTCGTGCATGACAACACGTATGTAGCTGCGGAAAAAGGCATCAAGACCAATAGCCGTATCGGAAAGTTGTTGAAGTGGAAGCTCAAACTCAACAAAGATCTTCCTGAAATCATGTATGATGGCATTCTCGACCCTGAGGCTATTGGCGAAAATGGCCAATACAAAACAGAGTACACCGTCTGTATCCAAGAAGGCGAGGGCATCAATGTCGTGAACCTCGACGCCGACAATGGATTCAAGAACATGAACCGCAATGCCACTGCGAGCTTCAACTGTGAGCATGAGGCATTGGCAGCACCACCACTTTCCAAAGCCAACTAA
- a CDS encoding TetR/AcrR family transcriptional regulator yields MGRKSIAEIRRKEMLEAFYDLIVDEGMEKASVAKLAKRMGVNASLVIHYFQTKDALVGALIEYMLNRYEQKFLPLLHSQDTPEQRLQWVFSALFSKEWDEAQGSIFYTCLPLIFRNESVRLQYQHLFQRFKRYAVDELAQARDAGMIQVKNLELAADLLITCLEGFNVYERIRQDEAAFEEMSQTLQSVLLNAFQTGLV; encoded by the coding sequence ATGGGCCGAAAAAGCATCGCTGAAATCCGGAGAAAAGAAATGTTGGAAGCGTTCTACGATTTGATCGTGGACGAAGGGATGGAAAAGGCTTCAGTGGCCAAACTCGCCAAGAGGATGGGCGTGAATGCCAGCTTGGTCATTCATTATTTCCAGACCAAAGATGCATTGGTGGGAGCGTTGATTGAGTATATGCTGAATCGCTATGAGCAAAAGTTTTTGCCGCTGCTCCACAGTCAAGATACTCCGGAACAGCGGCTTCAATGGGTGTTTTCGGCACTTTTCAGCAAAGAGTGGGATGAGGCGCAAGGAAGCATTTTCTATACCTGCCTTCCGCTGATTTTTAGGAATGAATCAGTCCGTCTCCAATACCAGCATTTGTTTCAGCGCTTTAAGCGATACGCTGTCGATGAATTGGCTCAAGCTCGTGATGCTGGAATGATTCAGGTGAAAAACCTTGAACTTGCTGCTGATTTATTGATAACCTGCCTAGAGGGATTCAATGTCTATGAGCGCATTCGGCAAGATGAGGCAGCATTCGAAGAGATGTCTCAAACCCTTCAAAGCGTATTGTTGAATGCCTTCCAAACCGGTCTGGTTTAA
- a CDS encoding DUF92 domain-containing protein, with protein sequence MNSFSKQWALLLPIWAPLILLNYLPSFWLSASTLAFLAILLGFRWNTQSLRLGIFEIVSSLASLSVIGLFQPAWWGFSLVTGTCLSFAGMISTGMPHPSARPLGWLIQWAGAICGVCWLVSFDSNIQQLLSIRELIIVALISSSIGYGIGRLNGIISKPLAMSWSASATFVWGYYALSSGSFFFPIQFPWVILLMVLFVIASIASGKIDLPGAIVGGWIGMGMFLGGGWPALALLFLFFVMGTGASSWKKRSKESLGLEQELGGKRSVRHAFANGGTAMICGFTAWVFPEQAQIWEVMLACSIASAAGDTWSSELGNILGKSFWDLRNGKRGQRGLDGVISLEGSLVGYLASAIIAVAYCGLSGEWAYCGIVIGAGIIGNLADSLLGASLQRNGLMTNDTVNFANTLIAAMAGGIFFSIFL encoded by the coding sequence ATGAACTCCTTTTCCAAGCAATGGGCACTATTGCTTCCCATTTGGGCCCCATTGATATTGCTGAACTACCTTCCCTCCTTTTGGCTATCCGCTTCCACATTGGCCTTTTTGGCGATACTATTGGGATTTCGATGGAACACCCAATCCCTCCGGCTTGGCATTTTTGAGATTGTCTCCAGCTTGGCAAGCCTGTCGGTGATTGGTCTCTTTCAACCTGCTTGGTGGGGATTCTCACTGGTAACAGGAACCTGCTTGAGTTTTGCGGGCATGATTTCAACAGGTATGCCCCATCCATCAGCCAGACCCTTGGGATGGTTAATCCAATGGGCAGGTGCGATCTGTGGAGTATGTTGGCTGGTCAGCTTTGACTCGAATATCCAGCAACTCCTTTCCATTCGCGAGCTCATCATCGTGGCTCTTATCAGCAGTAGTATAGGTTACGGGATCGGAAGGCTCAATGGAATCATCTCAAAACCCCTTGCAATGTCATGGAGCGCTTCTGCCACCTTCGTTTGGGGATATTATGCGCTATCATCTGGCAGTTTCTTTTTTCCGATTCAATTTCCCTGGGTGATACTCCTGATGGTACTATTTGTCATAGCCAGTATTGCATCAGGCAAGATTGATCTTCCGGGAGCTATTGTTGGAGGATGGATTGGAATGGGCATGTTTCTAGGAGGAGGATGGCCAGCACTGGCGCTTTTGTTTCTGTTTTTTGTCATGGGAACGGGAGCCTCCAGCTGGAAAAAGCGGAGCAAAGAATCGTTGGGCTTGGAGCAGGAATTGGGGGGCAAGCGATCTGTCCGACATGCCTTTGCCAATGGAGGGACGGCCATGATCTGTGGGTTCACTGCTTGGGTCTTCCCAGAGCAGGCTCAAATTTGGGAAGTTATGCTGGCATGCAGTATCGCATCTGCAGCAGGAGATACTTGGTCCTCGGAACTCGGGAATATCCTGGGGAAATCCTTTTGGGATCTCAGAAATGGAAAACGAGGGCAACGTGGTCTTGATGGAGTCATTAGCCTAGAGGGCTCCTTGGTCGGGTATTTGGCAAGTGCCATCATCGCGGTGGCATATTGTGGTCTTTCGGGTGAATGGGCGTATTGCGGAATCGTGATCGGAGCTGGTATCATCGGCAATTTGGCGGATTCCCTGCTCGGAGCGAGTCTTCAACGCAATGGTCTCATGACGAATGACACCGTAAATTTCGCCAACACCCTCATCGCAGCTATGGCAGGTGGAATATTTTTTTCGATTTTTTTGTAA
- a CDS encoding SPFH domain-containing protein, with translation MTLKNKLLLGALAAIILLGISVSSRLFEHVNAGQICIIQAPISGKLTIHMEQGLKWQGFGTVSMYQKESEYSFSHALDKGSSFDESIPIRFNDGGKARISGSFRYGLPKSEDLILDLHTKYGSQTSVDQELVRTVIEKAVYMTGPLMSSKESSSEKRNALLSYIEDQAKIGVYRTRVVERLVDDPLSGKKKPVAVTELVTDSVGNYLRADESPLSSFGINIYNLSLNRIKYDETIERQIAEQQNATMRVQTAIAEAREAEQQAIKAESEGKAEAARARAEMEVIKVKAVTEAEKKRDVALLAMEAAEFYKKEQMLIGEGDAARKRLAAQANGSLEQRLEAYMAVQKYWADAFSKSQQPFVPSIVMGEGTAQSSSAGAWMDMMMMKAARDLQLDMRVQK, from the coding sequence ATGACCCTAAAGAACAAATTATTGCTTGGGGCGCTCGCTGCGATCATTTTGCTCGGGATCTCCGTTTCCAGTAGACTTTTCGAACATGTGAATGCAGGCCAAATCTGCATCATTCAAGCGCCGATTTCCGGTAAATTGACGATTCACATGGAGCAAGGGCTCAAATGGCAGGGATTCGGCACCGTGTCGATGTATCAAAAAGAAAGTGAATATTCCTTCTCCCATGCGCTAGACAAAGGGAGTAGCTTCGATGAGAGTATTCCGATCCGATTCAATGATGGCGGTAAAGCTCGAATCTCTGGTTCCTTCCGATATGGGCTACCCAAGTCCGAAGATTTGATTCTCGATCTACATACCAAATATGGAAGCCAAACTTCCGTGGATCAGGAATTGGTTCGGACTGTCATCGAAAAGGCGGTCTACATGACGGGTCCGCTGATGTCGTCCAAAGAATCTTCCTCCGAAAAGCGGAATGCCCTCCTTTCATATATTGAAGATCAGGCCAAGATTGGGGTGTACCGCACCCGTGTCGTGGAGCGTCTAGTTGATGACCCGCTTTCCGGCAAGAAAAAGCCGGTAGCAGTGACGGAATTGGTCACGGACTCTGTGGGCAATTATCTCCGTGCAGATGAGTCTCCATTGTCGAGCTTCGGAATCAATATCTACAACTTGTCTCTCAATCGGATCAAGTACGACGAGACGATTGAACGCCAGATTGCTGAACAGCAGAATGCCACGATGCGTGTTCAAACAGCGATTGCGGAAGCTCGCGAAGCGGAACAACAGGCCATCAAGGCAGAATCTGAAGGTAAAGCCGAAGCAGCACGTGCTCGGGCAGAGATGGAAGTGATTAAGGTAAAAGCAGTTACCGAGGCCGAGAAAAAGCGGGATGTAGCCCTGCTAGCCATGGAAGCGGCTGAATTTTACAAGAAAGAGCAGATGCTGATCGGTGAAGGGGATGCCGCACGTAAGCGTCTCGCTGCACAAGCCAACGGATCTTTGGAACAACGCCTAGAGGCCTATATGGCTGTACAGAAATACTGGGCAGATGCATTTTCCAAGAGCCAACAGCCATTTGTGCCTAGCATTGTCATGGGTGAGGGTACGGCTCAAAGTTCATCTGCAGGCGCCTGGATGGATATGATGATGATGAAAGCAGCAAGAGATCTACAGCTTGATATGCGGGTCCAGAAATAG